The following coding sequences are from one Lolium rigidum isolate FL_2022 chromosome 6, APGP_CSIRO_Lrig_0.1, whole genome shotgun sequence window:
- the LOC124666721 gene encoding dihydroflavonol 4-reductase produces the protein MSGNKGPVVVTGASGFVGSWLVMKLLQAGYTVRATVRDPGNVEKTKPLLELPGAKERLSIWRADLSEEGSFDEAIAGCTGVFHVATPMDFESKDPENEVIKPTVEGMLSIMRACKEAGTVKRVVFTSSAGTVNIEEQKRPAYDQDNWSDIDFCRRVKMTGWMYFVSKSLAEKAAMDYAKENGVDFISIIPTLVVGPFLSAGMPPSLVTALALITGNEAHYSILKQVQLVHLDDLCDSMTYLFEHPDANGRYICSSHDTTIHGIARLLKERFPEYDIPQKFPGVDDDLQPIHFSSKKLLDHGFRFRYTAEDMFDAAVWTCREKGLIPLGAEGAGGKASATSKLGTVLVGEGQAIGAET, from the exons ATGAGCGGGAACAAAGGGCCGGTGGTGGTGACCGGGGCGTCGGGTTTCGTCGGGTCATGGCTCGTCATGAAGCTCCTGCAGGCCGGGTACACTGTCCGGGCCACCGTGCGCGACCCTG GGAACGTCGAGAAGACGAAGCCATTGCTGGAGCTTCCCGGAGCCAAGGAGCGGCTGTCCATCTGGCGTGCCGACCTGAGCGAGGAAGGCAGCTTCGACGAGGCCATCGCGGGCTGCACCGGCGTCTTCCACGTCGCCACGCCCATGGACTTCGAGTCCAAGGACCCCGAG AACGAGGTGATCAAGCCGACAGTGGAAGGGATGCTGAGCATCATGAGAGCGTGCAAGGAGGCCGGCACCGTCAAGCGCGTCGTCTTCACCTCCTCCGCCGGCACCGTCAACATCGAGGAACAGAAGAGGCCGGCCTACGACCAGGACAACTGGAGCGACATCGACTTCTGCCGCCGCGTCAAGATGACAGGATGG ATGTACTTCGTGTCCAAGTCCCTGGCGGAGAAGGCCGCCATGGACTACGCCAAGGAGAACGGCGTGGACTTCATCAGCATCATCCCCACGCTCGTCGTCGGCCCCTTCCTCAGCGCCGGCATGCCGCCCAGCCTGGTCACCGCCCTGGCACTCATCACGGGGAACGAGGCCCACTACTCGATCCTGAAGCAGGTGCAGCTGGTCCACCTGGACGACCTCTGCGACTCCATGACCTACCTCTTCGAGCACCCGGACGCCAACGGCCGCTACATTTGCTCCTCCCACGACACCACCATCCACGGCATCGCCAGGCTGCTCAAGGAGAGGTTCCCCGAGTACGACATCCCGCAGAAATTCCCGGGAGTCGACGACGACCTCCAGCCGATCCACTTCTCCTCCAAGAAGCTGCTCGACCACGGGTTCAGGTTCAGGTACACCGCCGAGGACATGTTCGACGCCGCGGTCTGGACGTGCAGGGAGAAGGGCCTGATTCCGCTCGGAGCGGAAGGGGCAGGCGGCAAGGCCAGCGCAACAAGCAAGCTGGGAACTGTTCTTGTGGGCGAAGGTCAGGCGATTGGTGCTGAGACATAA
- the LOC124659487 gene encoding uncharacterized protein LOC124659487, whose amino-acid sequence MEELATALPPPRHRPRRHRRKASDSATYGDVFGGGPRFEPPPPLAAGVPYSDVFGGVAASCSIPYLDLPPAAAGGRDDGAGRYGEIFARFDFGELAAPYEDVFADQDEEQQGMAEEIASWSGSSRSSIRKESGEVDAEPSLLYQHYPNVVYDQHFDDEQFSPISLPQGGEQQFSMSYNKAARGRLDDLVEITTCVVEPSISFVVDSCNLSNDSATDHVPAMEDGTHANGENKEMGPTPVPASSESVADEQQHVAACPFTSENLYEDEKDNRRSSTHSASSEEVPSPDYPFLRVSNTCIQTPPIKVQPPSMLPSTLLNKSTSLNKKESKANGDSQVNPNSAAAAAIKEAMDFAEARLKAAKELMERKGDSFKLRKRSGHHRGTKSTEIKEDKSLEEVHLVEENETLRRLGEEENNYDDMAFLDKCRDNSVVKMVDCCHEEKGVLPPGKPQQMMEDGSKVDQLGKWASSAEFYDRINHDQKCTTNAAACEDDNGLTANPFITHSQAEKAKEEVTTGDLEVYGNLSDGNDKTELRMKRVDLREPDAASLGVEHKASTAPEVSSWEERAVYQETIDSHINKYVGQNNSPKGRDNDKIFETSSINSTPPKLHVVQHISSFSLEACISEDHANVKKNYCAASTEETPLVGNPNKENDDKEELEILCAAETPCTSIRNQISDEHLEVPYISEIETSQEKIAKLEEPTEYHETQCSQKMSRTVHREAETYEKDKLFSSVDEACRQNEKEKISDVPLETLIHEEMKKFETEEKAGPCEEAKVATLEEPAEYYETQCSQKMSSTVHREAETYEKDKLNSFVAEASLQNEKGKITEVPSETPIREETKEFETEEKTGPHDDFQEEDVFWDAGSPEKDANDTPRSSNADANDEAEVLNTFLGDCDMESNVKTCDTFAKDSDQHPESQGSPEDLVNKMDRVENLVSHGNEMEAKQTLSENSEKTVVEETLNHDKESQTSTELDTTKGLNDVYAEIIARNGREHSVLHSETEVITDDYNDYTMKMGTCSKDLQPSFSEACTSMPHLSQNAESVCALTSGESTPFVENIEECTKSDTGFSTTRYTTSEGKKTVDKMQERGDKDRKFTLDFKDQQSLAEDSASKFAQKSRKDTPDAERVEARDDIRKNESENENENEVSLRSDKDKERECKSEKEQSKEKSRRELEEEKERERERAKDRLAVQRATREAHERAFAEARATAERIALERITSSRQRAFAEARVKDKASDEPASEKASREARIKAERAAVERATLEARERAIGKAKAAADAKERIEKEQKAASNNYGRSSDSFNQETEFESALRHKARSERHQRTAERAEKALAEKNMRDMLAQREQTEKHRLSEFLDPEVKRWSNGKEGNLRALLSTLQYILGSDSGWQSVPLTDLITAAAVKKAYRKATLCVHPDKLQQRGATIRQKYICEKVFDLLKEAWNKFNSGER is encoded by the exons ATGGAGGAGCTGGCCaccgcgctgccgccgccgcggcacCGCCCGCGGAGGCACCGGAGGAAGGCGTCCGACTCGGCCACCTACGGTGACGTCTTCGGCGGGGGCCCGCGGTTCGAGCCGCCGCCCCCACTCGCGGCGGGGGTCCCGTACTCGGATGTGTTCGGCGGCGTCGCCGCCTCCTGCTCCATCCCCTACCTCGACCTGCCCCCCGCCGCGGCCGGGGgccgcgacgacggcgccggcaggTACGGCGAGATCTTCGCGCGGTTCGACTTCGGGGAGCTCGCCGCGCCCTACGAGGACGTGTTCGCGGACCAGGACGAGGAGCAGCAGGGAATGGCGGAGGAGATCGCGTCGTGGAGCGGGAGCTCAAG ATCATCTATCCGAAAAGAATCTGGCGAAGTGGATGCTGAGCCATCTCTACTCTATCAACACTATCCAAATGTGGTTTATGACCAACATTTTGATGACGAACAGTTTTCTCCAATATCCTTGCCTCAAGGTGGTGAACAACAGTTCAGCATGTCATATAATAAGGCCGCCAGAGGAAGGCTGGATGATCTAGTTGAAATAACTACTTGTGTGGTGGAACCTTCAATAAGTTTTGTGGTTGACTCTTGCAACTTGTCAAATGACTCAGCAACGGATCATGTACCGGCAATGGAAGATGGCACACATGCTAATGGCGAAAATAAGGAGATGGGCCCAACACCAGTCCCTGCAAGTAGCGAGTCTGTAGCTGATGAGCAGCAGCATGTCGCAGCTTGTCCTTTCACTTCTGAAAACCTTTATGAAGATGAAAAAGACAACAGGAGGTCTAGTACTCATTCAGCCTCAAGTGAGGAAGTACCTTCTCCAGACTATCCATTCTTAAGGGTGTCCAACACCTGCATTCAAACACCACCCATCAAAGTACAGCCACCATCGATGCTACCATCAACTTTGCTTAATAAATCAACTTCTCTTAATAAAAAGGAAAGTAAAGCAAATGGAGATTCTCAGGTCAATCCTaactctgctgctgctgctgctataaAGGAAGCAATGGATTTTGCTGAAGCGAGGCTAAAAGCTGCAAAAGAATTGATGGAGAGAAAAGGCGATAGTTTTAAACTCCGGAAGAGGTCAGGTCATCATAGAGGCACAAAATCGACAGAAATCAAGGAAGATAAGAGTCTTGAAGAGGTGCATTTAGTTGAAGAAAATGAGACCTTGAGACGGTTAGGAGAAGAGGAAAATAATTATGATGATATGGCTTTTCTGGATAAATGCAGAGACAATAGTGTAGTTAAGATGGTTGACTGTTGTCATGAAGAGAAGGGAGTTCTACCTCCAGGGAAGCCTCAGCAGATGATGGAGGATGGCAGTAAAGTAGATCAACTAGGCAAGTGGGCATCCAGCGCTGAATTTTATGACCGGATTAACCATGACCAGAAATGCACAACTAACGCAGCTGCATGTGAAGATGATAATGGTCTGACAGCAAATCCCTTCATCACGCACAGCCAGGCTGAGAAAGCAAAAGAAGAGGTTACTACAGGGGATTTGGAAGTATATGGAAATTTGTCGGATGGTAATGACAAAACAGAGCTGAGAATGAAACGTGTAGATCTTAGAGAACCTGATGCAGCTTCTTTGGGGGTTGAGCATAAGGCTTCTACAGCTCCTGAAGTTTCGTCATGGGAGGAAAGAGCGGTATACCAAGAAACAATTGATTCCCACATTAACAAATATGTAGGGCAAAATAATTCTCCAAAAGGCCGTGATAATGATAAGATATTTGAGACTTCATCTATAAATAGTACACCTCCAAAGCTGCATGTTGTCCAACACATATCCAGTTTTTCTTTGGAGGCTTGTATATCTGAAGACCATGCCAATGTTAAAAAAAACTATTGTGCTGCTAGTactgaggaaactccactagtagGAAATCCTAACAAAGAAAATGATGATAAAGAGGAACTTGAGATTCTTTGTGCTGCCGAGACACCTTGCACTTCTATAAGGAATCAAATATCAGATGAACATCTGGAAGTTCCTTATATTAGTGAAATTGAGACGAGTCAAGAGAAAATAGCAAAATTAGAAGAGCCTACGGAATATCATGAAACCCAATGTTCCCAGAAGATGTCGAGGACAGTTCACAGGGAGGCTGAAACTTACGAGAAAGACAAGTTGTTTAGTTCTGTTGATGAAGCATGTAGGCAgaatgaaaaagaaaaaatatctGACGTACCTTTGGAAACACTcatccatgaagaaatgaagaaatTTGAAACTGAAGAGAAAGCAGGCCCGTGTGAAGAAGCGAAAGTAGCAACATTAGAAGAGCCTGCGGAATATTATGAAACCCAATGTTCCCAGAAGATGTCGAGTACAGTTCACAGGGAGGCTGAAACTTACGAGAAAGACAAGTTGAACAGTTTTGTTGCTGAAGCAAGCCtgcaaaatgaaaaaggaaaaataacCGAAGTACCATCGGAAACGCCCATACGTGAAGAAACGAAAGAATTTGAAACTGAGGAGAAAACAGGCCCGCATGATGATTTCCAAGAGGAAGATGTGTTCTGGGATGCCGGATCTCCTGAAAAGGATGCTAATGATACTCCCAGAAGTTCGAATGCTGATGCAAATGACGAAGCAGAAGTGTTGAACACATTTTTGGGGGATTGCGATATGGAAAGCAATGTTAAAACATGTGATACTTTTGCCAAAGATTCAGATCAACACCCAGAGTCTCAGGGATCGCCTGAAGACTTGGTAAACAAAATGGATAGAGTTGAGAATCTTGTATCCCATGGTAACGAAATGGAAGCAAAACAAACCTTGTCGGAGAATAGCGAGAAGACAGTGGTGGAAGAAACGTTAAACCATGATAAGGAGAGCCAAACATCCACGGAACTTGACACCACCAAAGGACTAAATGATGTCTATGCAGAAATAATTGCAAGGAATGGTAGGGAGCATAGCGTACTTCATTCTGAAACTGAAGTAATCACCGATGATTACAATGATTATACCATGAAGATGGGCACATGTTCAAAAGATCTGCAGCCTTCATTCTCAGAAGCATGCACTAGCATGCCACACTTGTCTCAGAATGCTGAATCTGTTTGTGCTCTGACATCTGGTGAAAGCACTCCTTTCGTTGAAAATATTGAGGAATGCACAAAATCAGATACTGGATTTTCGACAACAAGGTACACAACATCAGAAGGGAAAAAGACTGTAGACAAAATGCAAGAAAGGGGTGACAAAGACAGAAAATTTACTCTAGATTTCAAGGATCAGCAGTCATTGGCAGAGGATAGTGCATCAAAGTTTGCTCAGAAATCAAGAAAAGATACCCCTGATGCTGAGAGAGTTGAAGCGAGAGATGATATAAGAAAGAATGAAagcgaaaatgaaaatgaaaatgaggtCTCCCTAAGATCAGATAAAGATAAAGAAAGGGAATGCAAAAGTGAAAAAGaacaaagtaaagagaaatcaagaAGAGAACTAGAggaagagaaggagcgggagaggGAGCGGGCAAAAGACAGGCTTGCTGTTCAGAGGGCTACAAGAGAAGCTCACGAGAGGGCATTTGCTGAGGCTCGTGCAACAGCTGAAAGAATAGCTTTAGAAAGGATTACCTCTTCACGACAGAGAGCATTTGCAGAAGCACGAGTGAAAGATAAGGCAAGTGACGAACCAGCTTCAGAGAAGGCTTCTAGAGAAGCTAGAATAAAAGCAGAACGTGCAGCAGTTGAGAGAGCAACTTTGGAAGCTCGGGAGAGGGCAATCGGAAAGGCAAAGGCTGCTGCAGATGCTAAGGAGCGAATAGAAAAG GAACAGAAGGCAGCTTCTAATAACTATGGAAGAAGCTCAGATTCTTTTAATCAAG AAACCGAGTTTGAATCAGCTCTCAGGCACAAAGCAAGATCGGAGAGGCACCAGCGGACAGCTGAACGAGCG GAAAAAGCTCTAGCCGAAAAGAATATGCGGGACATGCTGGCTCAGAGGGAGCAAACAGAAAAGCAC AGATTGTCTGAATTCCTTGATCCTGAAGTCAAGAGATGGTCGAATGGGAAGGAAGGAAATCTGCGAGCATTGCTCTCTACGTTACAATAT ATACTTGGTTCAGACAGTGGCTGGCAGTCGGTTCCGCTCACAGATCTCATTACAGCTGCTGCTGTCAAGAAAGCATACAGGAAGGCAACCCTTTGTGTCCATCCGGACAAATTACAACAAAGGGGTGCAACCATCAGACAAAAATACATCTGTGAGAAGGTGTTTGATCTTCTTAAG GAAGCTTGGAACAAATTCAATTCCGGAGAGCGCTAA